One region of Flavobacterium pisciphilum genomic DNA includes:
- a CDS encoding leucine-rich repeat domain-containing protein produces the protein MVQLRHLKLISILIILLSISSCATAQKIDDETKGKIEEAKKTNELKIQNRNRYKEIPNEIFELRGLQILSFSGSECDIKPCTNISRIPAKIRNLKSLRQLNLVMNDLKSLPVEMNSLKLESLDLSNNFDIDISNLDIKSLKILNLNDCNLNSLPKGIWNMKKLTVLGIEGNDNIPEEQITRLKKEMPNCVIYTK, from the coding sequence ATGGTACAGTTAAGACACCTTAAGTTAATTTCAATATTGATTATTTTACTATCTATTTCGTCTTGCGCAACTGCGCAGAAAATAGACGATGAGACAAAAGGTAAAATTGAGGAAGCTAAAAAAACTAATGAATTAAAAATTCAGAATAGAAATCGCTACAAGGAAATTCCAAATGAAATTTTCGAGTTACGTGGCCTTCAAATTTTGTCTTTTTCGGGTTCGGAATGTGATATTAAACCATGTACAAATATTTCAAGAATCCCTGCCAAAATTCGGAATCTAAAGAGTCTTAGACAGCTCAATCTAGTTATGAATGATTTAAAATCATTGCCCGTAGAAATGAACAGCTTAAAACTGGAAAGTCTTGATTTGTCAAACAATTTTGATATAGATATTTCCAATCTCGATATAAAATCATTAAAGATTTTAAATTTAAATGATTGTAATCTGAATAGTTTGCCAAAGGGTATTTGGAACATGAAAAAATTAACCGTTTTGGGCATTGAAGGGAATGATAATATTCCAGAAGAGCAAATAACTCGGCTTAAGAAAGAAATGCCAAATTGTGTTATTTACACGAAGTAG
- a CDS encoding RHS repeat-associated core domain-containing protein has translation MLEENNYYPFGLKHEGYNTDNKQQNYKYKYNGKELQDESIGGNQLNVYDYGFRLYDPAIGRMQNPDPLAELAYELTPNRYCFNNPVNFIDPSGLWEITAGGGYTTNKEEDIKRFMSYLGFENNALNNSPTFEQQSTFIDGEMSVGGQGKLSDGSTLADEFSVTTYKQDDGGIKGYADEKSFGNFWHGVQKNLTPNGLDTRTVGHNIFWLTYPGPLNPKTYAGDDDYSYVPNRVEEYSALAHDLGYDRLNIRGGGGVLLKVRVLQIINLLHKN, from the coding sequence ATTCTTGAAGAGAATAATTATTACCCGTTTGGATTAAAACATGAGGGATATAATACCGATAATAAACAACAAAATTATAAGTATAAATACAACGGGAAAGAACTGCAAGACGAGAGTATTGGTGGGAATCAGCTTAATGTTTATGATTATGGATTTAGATTATACGACCCAGCAATTGGAAGAATGCAAAATCCTGACCCTTTAGCAGAATTAGCTTATGAATTAACACCAAATCGCTATTGTTTTAATAATCCTGTAAATTTTATAGACCCAAGTGGATTATGGGAAATTACTGCAGGAGGAGGATATACCACAAATAAAGAAGAAGATATAAAACGGTTTATGTCTTACTTGGGATTTGAAAATAATGCTTTGAATAATTCCCCTACATTTGAGCAACAAAGTACTTTTATCGATGGTGAGATGTCTGTAGGAGGACAAGGCAAATTAAGTGATGGTTCAACTTTAGCGGATGAATTCTCAGTAACAACATATAAACAAGATGATGGAGGAATTAAAGGTTATGCCGATGAAAAGTCATTTGGTAATTTTTGGCATGGAGTTCAAAAAAATCTAACTCCAAATGGTTTAGACACAAGAACCGTTGGGCACAATATTTTTTGGCTAACCTATCCTGGTCCATTGAATCCAAAGACTTATGCTGGTGATGATGATTATTCATATGTTCCTAATAGAGTTGAGGAATATTCTGCACTTGCTCATGATTTAGGATATGATAGATTAAATATTAGAGGTGGCGGGGGGGTACTGCTAAAAGTGCGAGTGTTGCAGATTATAAATTTGTTACACAAGAATTAG